A single window of Arcobacter venerupis DNA harbors:
- a CDS encoding MutS-related protein, giving the protein MREQVAELLANKKDLLTVTYFKLQKLFEKKYGANTVVLMEIGTFFEVYEVNNDEEKIGKAKEIAELLNIQLTRKNKAILENSKENPIMAGVPAISLEKHLARIIAEQKYTVVLIKQKGIPPNVTRYLDTVVSPGTNFDFVLDQDENNITSLLIDQIRGIYLVGYSAIDVTTGKCYYNEVHGTSEDKFFALDEVFNYMNMHKTNEIIVSFADKNINQKEVIDYLELSLKTFHIGHFRPKISYQNELFKNVFNIESLLTSIEHLDMERVPLSTESLAVLIDFVIGHDSNIIQKLSHPQKLDVSRYIYLGNNALEQLNVIETTHNPSLIKLINNTSTAMGKRLLKERLTHPVKDSKEILRRLALSKELYDYHAPIENELANIYDIERLTRRIKLNRLHPFELNYLYDSLLSIKEVVTFMENYKFITPPCSSADLTLFIQSIDSTFDLSISGKYMLKDVEVNMISEGINTQIDELNVQNEILYSKLEILQKHILSYIKSDDSNFVGINRLDKEGFFITLTKNRFNSIKEELLNSHLIVDDELYLFKDFAVRIQTNSVKIFCKLTEDISDKYVHNLRKIIELNKLVFKEKILEFEKKFANLLEELVQFIAEVDLTVSNIKTAKKYNYSCPKIVKTKDNENFIELIDLRHPIIEANEEQGIYVPNDIILGELSLASKEYKDNVIIKNSNPINIYDNKMHGVLLYGINSSGKSSLMKAIGISVIMAQAGFYVPCKSMRFSIFDAVYTRISGADNIAKGLSSFAVEMLELKNIFNRASKNSLILGDEISHSTETMSGLSIVASSILKLSKLEAIFVFATHLHQLPEIEEIQKLKNIIALHLSVMYKDDEDKLIFDRKLAYGSGSSMYGLEYAKSLHMDKEFLSVANEIRKKLTDDYSSIERLSQRKTSKYNNNVFASTCVICGKSCDDVHHIKEQARANKDGFIGHINANHKYNLVPLCKEHHKMVHDGTINVNGFVATSKGLELHYTMLEK; this is encoded by the coding sequence GTGAGAGAGCAAGTAGCAGAACTTTTAGCCAATAAAAAAGATTTATTAACAGTTACCTATTTTAAACTTCAAAAACTGTTTGAAAAAAAGTATGGAGCAAATACTGTAGTTCTTATGGAAATAGGAACTTTTTTTGAAGTTTATGAAGTAAATAATGATGAAGAAAAAATAGGAAAAGCAAAAGAGATAGCAGAACTTTTAAATATTCAGCTAACAAGAAAAAATAAAGCTATTTTAGAAAACTCAAAAGAAAATCCAATAATGGCTGGAGTTCCAGCAATTTCACTTGAAAAACATCTTGCACGAATTATTGCTGAGCAAAAATACACAGTTGTTTTAATCAAACAAAAGGGAATTCCACCCAATGTTACAAGATATTTAGACACAGTTGTAAGTCCTGGAACAAATTTTGATTTTGTACTTGACCAAGATGAAAATAATATAACTTCACTTTTGATTGACCAAATAAGAGGAATTTATTTAGTTGGTTATAGTGCTATTGATGTAACAACTGGAAAATGTTATTACAACGAAGTTCATGGAACTAGCGAAGATAAATTTTTTGCACTTGATGAAGTATTTAATTATATGAATATGCACAAAACAAATGAAATAATCGTAAGTTTTGCAGATAAAAATATCAACCAAAAAGAGGTTATTGACTATTTAGAACTCTCTTTAAAAACTTTTCATATAGGACATTTTAGACCAAAAATCTCTTATCAAAATGAGTTATTTAAAAATGTGTTTAATATAGAATCGCTTTTAACTTCAATTGAACATCTTGACATGGAAAGAGTTCCTTTAAGTACTGAATCCCTTGCAGTTTTAATTGATTTTGTAATAGGGCATGATTCGAATATCATTCAAAAACTCTCACATCCACAAAAACTTGATGTTAGCAGATATATTTATCTTGGAAACAATGCCTTAGAACAATTAAATGTAATCGAAACAACCCACAACCCAAGTTTAATAAAACTAATAAACAACACTTCAACAGCAATGGGAAAAAGACTTTTAAAAGAGCGACTTACACATCCTGTAAAAGATAGTAAAGAGATTTTACGAAGACTTGCCCTTTCAAAAGAGTTGTATGATTATCACGCTCCAATAGAAAATGAGTTAGCAAATATTTATGATATTGAAAGATTAACACGAAGAATAAAACTTAATCGTCTTCATCCTTTTGAGCTAAATTATTTATATGATTCACTATTAAGTATCAAAGAAGTTGTGACTTTTATGGAAAATTATAAGTTTATAACGCCACCTTGTAGCAGTGCTGATTTAACGCTTTTTATTCAATCAATTGATTCAACTTTTGATTTAAGTATAAGTGGAAAATATATGCTAAAAGATGTTGAAGTAAATATGATAAGTGAGGGAATAAATACTCAAATTGATGAATTAAATGTTCAAAATGAGATTTTATATTCAAAACTAGAGATTTTACAAAAACATATTTTATCTTACATAAAATCTGATGATTCAAATTTTGTGGGAATAAATAGACTTGATAAAGAGGGCTTTTTTATAACTCTTACCAAAAATAGATTTAATTCAATCAAAGAAGAGTTATTAAATTCCCACTTGATAGTTGATGATGAATTATATTTATTCAAAGATTTTGCAGTTAGAATTCAAACAAACTCTGTAAAAATATTTTGTAAATTAACAGAAGACATTTCAGATAAATATGTGCATAATTTACGAAAGATAATTGAATTAAATAAACTTGTATTTAAAGAAAAAATCCTTGAATTTGAGAAAAAATTTGCAAATTTACTTGAAGAGTTAGTGCAATTTATTGCAGAAGTTGACTTGACAGTTTCAAATATTAAAACAGCAAAAAAATATAATTACTCTTGTCCCAAAATTGTAAAAACAAAAGATAATGAAAACTTTATTGAGTTAATTGATTTACGACATCCAATTATTGAAGCAAATGAAGAGCAGGGGATTTATGTACCAAATGACATTATTTTAGGAGAGTTATCTCTAGCTTCAAAAGAGTATAAAGATAATGTGATTATCAAAAACTCAAATCCTATAAATATATATGATAATAAAATGCATGGAGTTTTACTTTATGGGATTAACTCTTCAGGTAAATCTTCACTAATGAAAGCTATTGGAATTTCAGTTATTATGGCACAAGCTGGATTTTATGTGCCTTGTAAATCTATGAGATTTTCAATTTTTGATGCTGTATATACTAGAATTTCAGGAGCTGATAATATTGCAAAAGGATTATCTTCATTTGCTGTTGAAATGTTGGAGTTAAAAAATATCTTTAATCGAGCTAGTAAAAACTCACTTATTTTAGGTGATGAAATCTCACATAGTACAGAAACAATGAGTGGATTAAGTATAGTTGCTAGTTCTATATTAAAGCTTTCAAAACTAGAAGCTATTTTTGTTTTTGCTACCCACTTACATCAGCTTCCTGAAATTGAAGAGATACAAAAACTAAAAAATATAATAGCTCTTCATCTCTCAGTTATGTACAAAGATGACGAAGATAAGTTGATTTTTGATAGAAAATTAGCCTATGGAAGTGGCTCATCAATGTATGGTTTAGAATATGCAAAATCACTTCACATGGATAAAGAGTTTTTATCTGTAGCAAATGAAATAAGAAAAAAATTAACAGATGATTACTCTTCAATTGAAAGATTATCTCAGCGAAAAACATCAAAATATAATAACAATGTTTTTGCCTCAACTTGTGTAATTTGTGGAAAATCTTGTGATGATGTTCATCATATAAAAGAGCAAGCAAGGGCGAATAAAGATGGATTTATAGGACATATAAATGCAAATCATAAATATAATCTAGTTCCTCTTTGTAAAGAACACCATAAAATGGTACATGATGGAACTATTAATGTAAATGGATTTGTAGCAACTTCAAAGGGTTTAGAGTTGCATTATACTATGCTTGAAAAGTAG
- a CDS encoding DUF6597 domain-containing transcriptional factor: MFTSKMYIPNEKLKDWIKVFWFLEGSGNGKLSYTRNILPDGCATITFVLRGNMDLTIYDNSTIKTGIYVIPPVVNAHYDVISDDIFLIDIQLNPSIFYKLFNLPVNELENRIYTFDELSLGFDKSILDKINEVKEDKNAIYLLLNNFFLALFDKLKFYSDEIILSINQLYKNGNLDGFFNSQSLSIRQIERKVKNYTGLTPQNISRLGRFYSVLEYMKFRQFNIEYCELALEHKFSDQSHLIREFKFFTQSTPKNFIGNINNYPQFKGLCNITEIKNSTFQA, encoded by the coding sequence ATGTTCACATCTAAGATGTACATACCTAATGAAAAACTAAAAGATTGGATAAAAGTCTTTTGGTTTTTAGAAGGTTCTGGTAATGGAAAATTATCATACACAAGAAATATATTACCCGATGGTTGTGCAACTATTACTTTTGTACTTCGAGGGAATATGGACTTAACTATTTACGACAATAGTACAATAAAAACAGGAATTTATGTTATTCCTCCTGTTGTAAATGCTCATTATGATGTGATAAGCGATGATATTTTTTTAATTGACATACAACTAAATCCAAGTATTTTTTATAAACTTTTTAATTTACCTGTTAATGAATTGGAAAATAGAATCTACACTTTTGATGAATTATCATTAGGTTTTGATAAATCTATCTTAGATAAAATCAATGAAGTCAAAGAGGATAAAAATGCTATATATTTACTTCTAAACAACTTTTTTTTAGCTTTATTCGATAAATTAAAATTTTATTCTGATGAAATAATTTTAAGTATAAATCAACTTTATAAAAATGGAAATTTGGATGGATTTTTTAACTCTCAAAGCCTATCAATTAGACAAATTGAAAGAAAAGTAAAAAACTACACAGGATTAACGCCACAAAATATAAGTAGATTAGGAAGATTTTATTCTGTTTTAGAATATATGAAATTTAGGCAATTTAATATCGAATACTGTGAATTAGCTTTAGAGCATAAATTTTCTGATCAATCTCATTTAATAAGAGAATTCAAATTTTTTACACAATCAACTCCAAAAAATTTTATTGGAAATATTAATAATTATCCTCAATTTAAAGGATTATGTAATATAACTGAAATTAAAAATTCTACTTTTCAAGCATAG
- a CDS encoding TorF family putative porin, with amino-acid sequence MKKMKSILISSALIMSTISCVKANDIDTVVNITGASNYLVRGLTQTNDKAALFLEGTVLYNGFFTGIWTSNIEFEGADGDREIDLYAGYSKDFFGFQTTLTYTRFLYPDSKDIANLDEAELKIVYPIDKFSIGGKYILGTYVENDGEKLDYYEGFTSYDFDIITLNGSAGSFEDMGDNFVVGISKAFDLSKGSLNLELLYSEFYSDDSSSLDQDNLYAKITYSF; translated from the coding sequence ATGAAAAAAATGAAATCAATACTTATTAGTTCTGCACTTATTATGTCAACTATTTCATGTGTTAAAGCAAATGATATAGATACAGTTGTAAACATAACAGGAGCTAGTAACTATTTAGTAAGAGGATTAACTCAAACAAATGATAAAGCTGCATTATTTTTAGAAGGAACAGTTTTATATAATGGATTTTTTACAGGTATTTGGACATCAAATATAGAGTTTGAAGGTGCAGATGGTGATAGAGAAATAGATTTATATGCAGGATATAGCAAAGATTTTTTTGGATTTCAAACAACATTAACGTATACAAGATTTTTATATCCTGATTCAAAAGATATAGCAAATTTAGATGAGGCTGAATTAAAAATTGTTTATCCTATTGATAAATTTTCTATTGGAGGAAAATATATTTTAGGAACTTATGTAGAAAATGATGGTGAAAAATTAGACTATTATGAGGGCTTTACTTCTTATGATTTTGATATTATTACATTAAATGGAAGTGCTGGTTCTTTTGAAGATATGGGCGATAATTTTGTAGTTGGTATTTCTAAAGCATTTGATTTAAGTAAAGGTTCTTTGAATTTAGAGCTACTATATAGTGAGTTTTATTCAGATGATAGTTCAAGTCTTGATCAAGACAATCTTTACGCCAAAATCACTTATTCATTTTAA
- the peaA gene encoding quinohemoprotein amine dehydrogenase subunit alpha, which produces MKTKSLNSVLKISIGLLVGTVGLNASNLDAKTIIDTKCIACHTPTAKGLSRISEQRKTPEAWFMTVDRMQKDHGLVLTKEQEQSVVKYLADTQGLNYEESEAFRYILEKTPNYQEDFKDSLFVEMCARCHSGARVGLQRRPSSEWDNLVNFHLGKFPTLEYQALARDRDWFDIAQKQIVPYLASNYGNDKKFDLKPIAFEGTWNLFGHKLGSGDFSATMKLTKTSKDNYSLTLNGNFVDGRELKATGSAIVYSGYEFRAKLDVDGLVYNQIFAVNPDTNELSGSMFETLHPEEYAFVNGAKISNTQTTILGISPLSVKAGTSEIITIVGTNLNKNIKLSDGLKINKIIEQSANKIVLEVKASSKYDVKQIDLNINSKIFENKLTVYKKIDTLKVMPSYAISRVGDGGGFMPKQHAIFEAYGLLAGMDGKIGTTDDINIGKVDAKWSIEPFDERAKEDEDVKYVGTIDAFSGRFIPSFAGPNPKRKFQTNNAGNIKVVASYKDGAETFKADTHMMVTVQKWVNPPIN; this is translated from the coding sequence TTGAAGACTAAAAGTTTAAATTCAGTGCTAAAAATTAGTATTGGTCTTTTGGTAGGAACAGTAGGTTTAAATGCATCAAATCTAGATGCAAAAACAATAATTGACACAAAATGTATTGCCTGTCATACTCCAACTGCCAAAGGTTTAAGTAGAATTTCTGAGCAAAGAAAAACACCTGAAGCTTGGTTTATGACTGTAGATAGAATGCAAAAAGATCATGGTTTAGTTTTAACAAAAGAACAAGAACAAAGTGTTGTGAAATACCTAGCTGATACTCAAGGATTAAATTATGAAGAGAGTGAAGCATTTAGATATATTTTAGAAAAAACACCAAATTATCAAGAAGATTTTAAAGACTCTTTATTTGTTGAAATGTGTGCAAGATGTCATAGTGGTGCGAGAGTTGGACTACAAAGAAGACCTAGTTCTGAATGGGATAATTTAGTAAATTTCCATTTAGGAAAATTTCCAACTTTGGAATATCAAGCCTTAGCAAGGGATAGAGATTGGTTTGATATAGCTCAAAAACAAATTGTTCCATATTTAGCTTCAAACTATGGAAATGACAAAAAATTTGACTTAAAACCAATAGCCTTTGAAGGAACTTGGAATTTATTTGGTCATAAATTAGGTTCAGGTGATTTTAGTGCAACAATGAAACTAACTAAAACTTCAAAAGATAATTATTCTTTAACTTTAAATGGAAATTTTGTTGATGGACGAGAGTTAAAAGCAACTGGAAGTGCAATAGTTTATAGTGGATATGAATTTAGAGCAAAACTTGATGTTGATGGGCTTGTATATAATCAAATATTTGCAGTTAATCCAGATACTAATGAATTAAGTGGAAGTATGTTTGAAACATTACATCCTGAAGAGTATGCTTTTGTAAATGGGGCAAAAATATCAAATACACAAACTACAATTTTAGGAATTTCTCCTCTTTCTGTAAAAGCTGGAACTTCTGAAATTATTACTATTGTTGGAACTAATTTGAATAAAAATATCAAATTATCTGATGGTTTAAAAATCAATAAAATAATCGAACAATCAGCAAATAAAATTGTATTAGAGGTAAAAGCAAGTTCTAAATATGATGTTAAACAAATTGATTTAAATATTAACTCTAAAATATTTGAAAATAAATTAACTGTTTATAAAAAAATTGATACTTTGAAAGTAATGCCAAGTTATGCAATCTCAAGAGTTGGTGATGGTGGAGGTTTTATGCCAAAACAACATGCAATTTTTGAAGCCTATGGATTATTAGCTGGAATGGATGGCAAAATTGGAACAACTGATGATATAAACATCGGAAAAGTAGATGCAAAATGGAGTATTGAACCCTTTGATGAAAGAGCAAAAGAAGATGAAGATGTTAAATATGTAGGAACAATAGATGCCTTTAGTGGAAGATTCATTCCTTCATTTGCAGGGCCAAATCCAAAAAGAAAATTCCAAACAAACAATGCTGGAAATATAAAAGTAGTTGCAAGTT